CAATAAAAAATTTCTGGTAAATAATGATATGTACAACCAGATGTTCTGAATCAGTAAAGCATGcttataacaaacacacttcGAACAAATTCATAgtaaaaatatagtaattttcattcccccAGGTTCCTGTAAGACATCTGAATAAGTGAATAATGAACTATGCTTATAGTGAAGTGATTTCTTTGGTCCCCAGAGATTTAtcataaccatattttactctACATGTAGTCAGGTGTTCTAATAAAATCTAGTGATATAAAGTTGATAAATTGATGAAAGCTCCCTAATGGATAATACTAAACAAgacaattttacaaattaaaattccccattacaaatggtatttttctcatTTAGATTTCATGAATTTAATTAATTGTACTAAGAATGTTATTCAAGTGCATAATATACTAAATAGAGTCAGAATATCTTTTTAGAAATTGAGGTCAATTCAAAGTTCAAAATATAGGTCATAGTGACCTAGTTGTGACACACAACACACCGTCTCACCTAGAACGCCCCATGTAAGTTTGAAGTTACCATGTTTTGTATATAGTATAGGAGCTAGTTAGAGTCCAGAAAAGATAATGAGCAGGAAGACATGGCCATGATGCAAACTTGAATTTCCTCTTGATTCCCATGGTCAGTGGGTGAACCAGACTAATAATTGCTTTGATTTGAGGCAATGAATGTAACCTTACCATGGCACTGTCAGCTACATTGGCTATGAAGTTCCATACAAAAGGCATTCCCGCCAGCTGGGATGTGATTTTCAGCATGATTTTTTCTGGTTCATCGTCGTCATCAGCAGACTTAAAACCCACTgacagagttgtctccctttcaGGGTATTCAACACTACCCCTTATTTGATCCAGAATTCTTGTCAGAGATGCTTCTATGCTAGgatttaatttctaaataaaaaatattcaaatgacaATCAAAGCAATCAAATATTGCATTGCTTAATTTAATCTTTTATAATACATTGTTCAAGGAAACTATTGCCATGTTCATAGTTGCCTAAAGTAATATATTGGTCtatgaaacattttaaatattttcaaacataaaTTTATTCATAATTGCATTTAAGGTATTTTTGCCAATTACTTAATTGATTAtaatttaagttatttttttttttttatatttcttttatttttccattttatcatacatgtataatacacaaCATTATATCAATCATACTTccacaaacaaacagaaaaaaaacacacacgcaAAGACACACATACTCCTCACACATATagtcatataaacaaaacactGCACAAAAGACAACACTAAAActacattttacaaaacaacaatGTACATTAGAAAAGCATTTAGATTAAATTATATagctttaaagaaaaaaataagactATGGTGGTCAACTACTTGGAAAAATATACCTGGTAAAGCATTAAGAAAGAAAGGTAtggtgacattttttttttttttttaataatcatGATAATTCTAGTAAACTTTGCCATTTTACCCATTTCCTGTCAAATTTGACTTTCAGTATATTATCActaatttgtatattaaatttctGAATATTGTACTGatctttaatatgatttatgaaAGCTGTAATGGATAATGGTGTTTTTAGACATCTggacttatatatataccatttaatcataagaattatttcattatcaatttcgCTATTTGTTACTCTATTATGAAATCCGAAAAGCAATGTTTCTTTATTGAATCTAAAGGGAATTAGCAGAGcatcaataaaatattccaAAGTGTTGTAAAACTCTTGAATTTTGTAACAGTTCCAAAATACGTGCTCAATAGTTTCTATTTCATCATTACATAGCGAACAAAAAGGGCTTTCTGTAATACCTAATCTAAAAAGATGAACATTTGTTGTAAGTATGTGATGGTTTATCCTAAACTGTAGCCACtgcaattttgtattttgagacACAAGAAAAGGGGTTCTATAAATCATTTTCCATTTATCATTGTCAAAGTTAAAAAAGTCTTCCCATTTTTTCCGTCCTGTTGCAATAGTATCATTTGAACTGAGTATATTGTAAAAATCTTTTGCCCCTTTTTTACTCTTAAAAAATAATCTAAGATATATTGGCATATAAGGGAAATTTAGAGTTACATTTGTCAGATCATGATTGGCAATAAATCTTCTAACACTAGTAGCAATGCCTTCAAACTGGAGAAAGTTGATGTTTAAATCATACCGTTGACAAAATTCGTtgaaagtatataaaatattatcttttttttataaatttaaaaatttaaaaatttaaaaatttaaaaaaaataaatttaaaattataatttaagTTACCAAATTACCAACTCCTCTTGAAATCCTTGCAAATACCCACAGTACATGTAAACTGTATAAATTTATAATAGAGActctttatattatgtaaagtgtataaatttatatttccaattttgtattcaaatttAAGGCTCATTCACAAACATCATAACTGTACCTGTATCCTTTTCCTGAGTGCCATGTCTTCCAGCTCTTCATACCAGAAGTGGACGAGATCTGTGATGAGAATCTCGTACGAGTTCTCAGTGAACTTGAACTTGATGAGATATTTTATTCCATCAACCTCAATAGGCTGCCATGGACATGAACTCAGATCGGGTTTCCATCTTCTACGCCACTCTATTTCAGTCGTCATGTTGATTCTAGagatgaaatatttcattgttatgTATTATACATCAAGTTCCAGTTAAAACAATACTATTGTTTTGTCTGTCATTAAATGCAACAGTATCTCCTAGTCTTGGGATTCAgtcatttgatatttcaacataAATGACAAGattgacagatacatgtaagaTTGATTATAGTCAATAGATTAAATGTTCCATTATCAATCAGTTTGCCTAACATAACatgagttatctgaattaaattataagcattattctcaatatctttttgGGTTAttaagtcatagacaaaaaacgaaaggacattcttcatagacaCGAAGCGAAGAATAATGCATAAATAACCTACATGAACAATATGTATATAGCACCACAGATAGAACCTGGGTTAATGTGTGTTTGACTTAGGGTAGCAGATTTGAAAGTGGTGAAGCAGTACTAGTAATGTAGAAGGTTTTAGttgtgtagcgggattggactgggtcgatcatcagtgaccaggtagctcagttattagagcactcagctagtgtttggagggtcatgggttcgaatcccggtctggccgctacattttctcctctccagttacaaaattggcgcccaactaaataacccagtTGTACAAATACAGATCGAATCATCCAATTCTTAAAATGAGCTCCTTTTATTTTTGCTGTTGTTTATTGATTCATTCTTAAATGAGCGTatcaataaacaacaacaaaaagaaaagctCATTTTAAGAGTTAGATGATTCGCTCTAGTACGCTTCACAAATTAATTTAGTAAAATATTGCATGCCATTCCAAAATCGTATTTGATTCCAACTTAAAATATGTTGCTGATTGCAAGCTGTTGATCAGTACACATCTTATACTAGTACAGTAATTGTCTAATAATAATCCTatttaaagggagataattcaaacTAACATTGTATATTGTTAACACGGGTCAAATGTACAGAGTttcaatgcaaaaaaaatacATTCTTTTAATCTATAttgtatttggaaaaaaattaagTTAATGTCAGATAACAGGGACTTCGTAATATTCTTCTGCAATTATGAAATGGAAGTACTTAGTAGACGTTTTACTGCCAAACTAAACGAAAAGCAGTTGACAAGGCTGTAGTTGCGTTATGACTAAAAATACATATctataaatcatataaatatgaaatcaaaCAATATGCCTCTACTTATTTTTTGATAAGATATAAGATTTACATTTCAAAGTCAGAACTACAAGCATACTTGACAAACAAACACCTGAGCTAGCgtcaacaatttttcagatACTTACAACTTAAATACAGGAAGTAAAAAatcaagggtagataactctagtCGCACAATTCAACTTTCGGTTTGTCTGCAACTTGAGATTATCCGATTATTTGATATGACACGTTAAAACATTATGTGGATTCATTTAATGTAAGAAAATTGGTCAGAATTAAATTTACTGGCTGAATTGTTAGTTGGCAAAGTTAATATGTTTCGAATTGCTAAATCATTTTAAGGACGTCAggtaaaaatgtacatgtacacatacatgtacgaaGTCACTGTATATGCATCATGCTTTTAAAGTAGGAACTGCGAACAGAGAAATTGAATCTTCTAAAGAGAACTTGGAAACTAACTATATGTGTTATAGAATGAGGTTTGTTCTACAAACAGAATGCAtggattttttaaatatttttttagtgtttttcaATTCTTCTCAGCGTTCTCCCTAAGAATATATTTTCCAGCTGGTTTTAAGGACTGGTCCTGACTGGAAGTTATTGGTTCTTAGaaagttacaattcatcctTATAGTTTATATACTAGTTTTAATAACAACAATATCCACATATCTGTTTTAGTATCGTGCGCGCTTCAGTGATTTTCTTACTCAATGATTTCAGGGGTCTGTTCCTTTTGAATTGGGAAAACACTACAATTTATCtttcttgaaacatatatatttagagaggttttacagaatttgtaaaaatataaacatacaattgggaaaatacagcaaaaCTCCTCAAGGGAAGGGGACTTTATTCAGCCCCAAATGTACATAAgaaaacttgttttgaaaacCGGAATGTTACGAAAACTTGTTTTGTACATTTTGATCTTCAACCTTTCTACAATGCTActgctatttttgttttgtatatctttaGTACTCTATCAGAACTGGATGAAGAAATTGTCGATCAAAGGACCATGCAGTTGCATGGCAAAAATTGTCTGCCCTGCTATAAAGTTGTCGATCGCGGGCTGGCGGACAGGCGTTAATTGCGAACGCTGGTTCTTCTAGTTATGAACAACTTATAAAACACTATTTTGTCATTATCTCTATGGAAAAcgcaataaatattaaaatgagaCCTGTGCATTCAGCAATAGAAAGCAGAGAACAGACCAAGATTGGAGACGGCATAGTTCTGTCCTTGTACAAGGAAAATCTTCGAGTAACCACTGCCCTTTGCTGATTCCTTGATTCAGGAAAATCTTCGAGTAACCATTGCCCTTTGCTGATTCGTTGATTCATCAGCCATCTGCTCGACTACCTAAAGTTCTCACAATACAGTCCAGAAGCCACTGTATTATCCTTAAATAGCATACGGACTGGACCTTGATGACGTCGGaaagttttttttctacatGCCAATTTTTCAAGAGAACTGTATTTGGGGATGACTCGAGGAAATATGACATAAGTATAAAAAATCTTTTACTGTAGAAGAGACCTACAGGAGACTTTGAGATTGGACTGCTCCTGAGTCTTTGGACAATGAATGAAATAGTCCCCCCTTTTCTATTCTGATCTCTATTCATCTTATTTTCTATGCTAGATTCTAACtatcatattaattttataaatctaTTTGAATTATAGTTTATATTCCTTTTTACGGTCAGCAAATTATTTTAGCACTGTTCCAAAAGTGAATTTTTCTTTAATCCGGGTTTAAATTCTTGGTCATGTTGGATTTTTTTGGAATGAAAACTGAACTGATTAGACTGCCATGCATTTATCactcatttatttttaatggaAGGAAACATTTTCTTTGGACATGTATTCGACTAGTTCGCTAAACCtatctatattattaggcttttttagcaaaaattaaaaaaaacacctaaTAACATAGGCAGGTTCAGACTATAGTTGATAGCTCAGCCTTCAAATAATGAAGGGATACCAATTTCGACCTTTCTTTGTCCTTCAGTAAAAAGtatcattttactgtaaaccactttattttcGCGAATGCAATATTTCGCGTCTTTGTTACTTTCAACATATTTGCGAATAAATAAATTCGCGATCAAAAGATCTTACTGACAACTGTATATTGggattaatacatgtatgtgtttacACGTTCGAGATCTCTCGAAATAACGCGAAATATTGTGTCTcgcaaaattgaatatttttcagtgaaaatgtAGATATATCCTGTACTTTTCGTTCTGCTCTCAAGGTAACTTCAGGAGTAAAATGTCAAATggcgaaaaaaatatttttatttaagtcAACACGTATGATTAATAAGGTAATATTTTAggaacaaatatttttatgatttttttttgacattttcatcATCGGCCATGAATGAATACTTGCGTGAAATAGAAGTATACCATATCTTATAAGCGTAATGTGATTTGCACAGCCATTCTTATCAAACGTATTAAAACTATGCTAGACTTCTTAATTTGCATGTATTATCTATTATATAACGAAagaaattttgttacatttagCTTTAATCGCTAGCATCGTCGATAAATTGGTGTCAAAGCTTGACAAAATTTCATCAAGCAACTTAAACTAAGTAGACTCTGTGTCTGAGCATTGCATCATTTACATTGTTCACATTTTAAGGGGTTTTTCTAGTAAACTATCGCAATTTTTGGGATTAAGAAGCTTTGCATGCATGCAAATGCACGAAACgctttcatatatttttatatttcttcagTAAAGATTGTTAAATTTCGACTTTTGATACATTTTGGCAGATATTTGGCTCATATTGAGGAATATAATTATAGAAACAAACTAGGCTATCATcaaattctacaaaaaaaaacattatatagattGAAGATAACAGAAAAGAAATTTCAGACTACAACATATATTGATATCTTTGATGTATTTTGTTTCTATGGATTTCTGTGGATGATTGACTTTTTAAGTGCTGAATTAAATCAGACATTGCTGTTGTGTGTTTTTTCATTTATTGAGTTTAGGTGCATTGTTATCATGTGTATCCttgtattatttaattatatttcaatttatttatttatttttgcattaccattgtgtttttatttgaGTTCGTTGTGCGTTTTATAAGTTTGAAATCatatattgaaattttgtttgggGTATTCTGCATTCGCACATCTGTGTCTCCATAGCCcttaatgaaatacatttactgATGGACAGTACGTCACATGCCAATGCATAAATAAACAGTGTAGATAAGAAGGGAGAAGCATGCTAGTCAATAATCTGGACAGTGGTCAACATATCTTGACCGCTATACTCTCCTGTGGACGgttatgaattatttttacagtCGATCATTTTGCTACTCATTTTCTAAATGTAGGAATGAAGGTATTTGTGTATGGAGCACTTCAAAAAGGTCAACCTCACTCGAAGTTATTTAACAATACAAAGGAAGGCCATTATGAGTTTCTCGGGATGGGAGTGACCACTGAGAAGTACCCACTGGTAATCGCCTCCCCATTCAATATACCGTTCATGTTACCTGTAGAAGGCAACGGCAATGTAAGTAGCATATCACtcagtaagtatatatatagtaacctACATCTCCTGTCAAGCCTTTActacccggtcatattatactgacaacgtggAAACTACAGTCCCACTGCACGAATCTGTTGGTTGGTTGGGGAGGGACTCAACCAAGGTCTTGTAAGGATGACTTCACCTGTATGCAATGTATTGAGTGTATGAACATCTGTGTGTTTTGGAAAACAGTCATGctgtatctccttgtgatattggaactcttgtccatttttagtgctatctcactgacaCATGCCGCCACATGACATGTACACTAAATAGCACACACCACCCGGAGCAGATACTGTCaagtatatgtaaaatgtgtcCTCAAAGAAAATACCATGGTCAACTCTATAACCAAACGTAAGATGGGAGACATTCAGTAAAAAATCATTTGGAAATAAGATAATCTATACGATGAATTTATACACTGCTTCATGCTTCATGTAATATGTGAACAGTAGGTACAATCTAAACATTCTATCTACAGAAATTTATAGAAAAGAGATGGTATAAAATGATTAGTAAATTCCGTGTGTCATACATCCAATTGGATCGTATTGCGTTATTCAGACAGAGACACTCTGTCTGTTTTCAAATGATATCATATTGACATCGGCTGTTAcattatgaatatatttatgGTCGTTTGATGGTATTATAATATGCATTGGATCAATGTATATACATCTATAATTATCaagtgaaataaaatgaaaagccGGTCCCAGTACCCTgcacaaaatatgtaaaacacaacaacaatgaATTGGgaaaataagaaagaaaaatatGCATTATAAAATCCTTTGTCTGGCATGTATTTTGACACGCATATACCCCGTGTCTTTCCCATATCAATGCCATTTAAATCAAGCATTTTATCCACCTTATGGAAAATATCCATTGCACATATATGAAGTAAACGGTCTTTGGTTTtgcatattatattattttgttacacTTCATTTAGTAATAATGTCAAAATTACCGTATTTCTTGTGCTATAATTATTGTCTACATGCATTATTATTCTACCTACATTCCTCCACCTTATGTTTACTTGAcactttaacttttttttttaaatttgttacaCCATATTTACTAACAATATCTAAGTCAGCACATTATTGGTGCTATTTATTAAAACACCAGCTCCATATAGGGTAGATTAATCTCTTCATGTGTTATTATTCCATACACACTTATCTGCCTTTCCTTTCTACACTATAGAGGATAAAAGGCGAGGTGTACGATGTAAACGATGTGATGTTAGCGGCCCTTGACAAACTGGAAGGTCGCCCAAACTTTTATCGACGTCAGTTGATATCTGTCGCTACTGTGAATGGCTCCATCGTAGATTGTGGCTGTTATTTCCTCATCAACTTCCGGAGGGATCTCTTAGAACTACCGTTTCACGAATCATACCATTACCTAAGGTTCCCTGACCTACCGTTTTCCGTGCCTAGTGTAAGGGATGGTGTTAACGAAGAGGAGGCAAAACAAAGATTCCTTgctactgttataaatatttaatattaatcaATATGATTGATTATAAAATCTCAATGATGAAAATTTCAGTTAATTTATACATACGTCAAGAATTATGTAACCCATTTTTTGGGGGAAAATATATTATgattacaaaaatgtaatttaaaaaaaaaacattgtttgaCTGCTTCATAACTTTTTGGCAGAGTCTCGGTTATATGTTAAATTAATGGACAACAATTCTTTATCTTTACACTATATTGAAATCACTGATGGTTGATAAATAAACATAAGCATAATAATAGATTTTTTATTAAGACTTTATTTtacctatatacatatacatgtctgtTATATTGCTGTGTATCAGTTGATACAAACATATGTTGTTATTGTATAGTTAGAGTGAATATCATGCGCATATCGTTGTACTTATTTTTATGATAATCTCTACAGTATCACCATTCTCAGTGTGGTTAGTTTATCATATTCATTGATATCAAATTTCGATCACACGCTTTCCAAttttaaatatgacataacGCTTTACAGAGAAGCACATGACTATGCAAACACCAAACATAGACTTTACATTAATAGGgtagtacagtaaaacctctctACTAAGACCACTTGAGGGTCTGAgtgaaagtggtcttaatagcggGGTGGTCTTAATACCGAGGTGCATCGGATTGACTTCTAATCAGTAAGAACCGTAACTCTGCACATTATGAttaaaaatagtatatatacatgtactgtatatgtatacaatgtatgtctcATATGTACACTCTGTATACAGTTACATAATAGacttgtacatttttatttagatgaataatcataaaaaataaagaagatattgtttttttcaatCAAATAATCTAATTAATAGATTctaaaaaattcaaattcacATAACATACACACAAAGATTTCCGCCTTTCTCTTCAATATCGACTGCACTTGTGTTTTACCGATGTCAATCTGGTTCGGCGAGTTGACTACGGCCTTTGCTACAGTTGTATAAGGAGTTCAACTTTCTTATTCAGCGGCAGCTCGTTTCGTTGACGTGGTGTACCCTTCTTGATTTAAATTGCATATGAATTTAAAAGAGGTGGAAATATTACAGtgtattccgtatttgcatattacatactACAGAATTATCTGTCATTGCGGATAGAtagtgattgtgatgtcatgtgtttcaGTGCGTAACGCCATACTTTTCAGAAAAAATGACGTGAGTTgtttgcgctcacaaaataatgacgtcataatggagTACCTATACCCGAAAGGTAACTCTATACCATGCAATTACAGAATTAGAGATAGGTTTTGATCTGACACAAGCCATTTTGATAgatatgtgtttgtttgtttgtttgattgattaacgtcttattaacgaGAGTCCCTTTTGAACCCCCCTCCTGATTTCCCTGAAAGTTCGTGGATAATGTCGTCTTGCTAAgttgatttgatatacaaagacatatatgcgagaaagtattgaaaattaattaattaataattaaaggAACATCCAGAACTAGCATTGTATTCTAATACCTTTCAATTACTTAAGTGATCCGGATTAATTTTAAAGCCATAGTAAATTCGTATAGTTTTATTGACATGGATTCGCCAACGTGTCCAGTGGAGCAATGGTTAAGGCGTTGGACTTTGTGGTAGTGTAGTGCGtgtgtatatattgttattttgctTTCTCAGTATAATGAATAAAGTGAACATTCAAACTTAGAGCGAAAAAAAGACGTTAGACTTTGGAGTCACAAATAAGTGTAAGCTATGTGGATTCGAGTCTCGCCGGGAGAAACGTAAGCAACATAacaaatgtgtttgtgtttgttatCAATGCACTTTGTATCTTTATAATCACCGAATATGGTACGTTGTATATGACTCCACATTACGGAATATATCAGATATCACACGGATGCGATTAAATTAGATGAAAAATGTATTGAGTGaactatatatcatttattagagagaaaaaaaggcATTTTTGAGGGGGGGGGGAGTTCAAAAGGAACTTTttccctattaacagccagggtcatgtgtagcgtgtgtgacgTGTGtcgtgcgtgttttgggagactgtagtatgttcgtgttgtgtcttcttgtatagtggaactcttgtcctttttattgtgctatatcactgaagcaagctgtcgaagacaccaagcaacacaccccacccagtcacattatatactgacaacgggagaaccagtcgtcctactccctgtatggtGAGccccaagcaggagcagaaactacaacattCATAGACTTCGTGTGTCTCagccaagggacagaacccagagcataAACTAATTAATAACTGCTAGTTGTACAAATCGTTGTTTATATACTGTAGTGCGGCTATAAGCCACTTTTCGACTTTGataagggccactacctttccgaaacggcttttaatttttaaaataggaatgtaaaacgagatcaataattttgtagagtcgcagaagttattaactattcgtttactagcacacttatcatcaccttcagaactgtttaattagaataaataaaatgttaattttcataacgcgggtcgttttatgtttcccgccgtcgtcctaaatgccgcgcggtagttgactatcactgcgccagacggcaaaacagcgaaatgaatcttcactgttattgtacattagacaggaaatcttgcatatgtttggtgttgtaacctcatcttagccatcgatatatattttcttttgttattaatgtttttaagaaacctttaaattttgctccggaaaggtagtgggcctttaaatgacTCAATATTATGAAACACAAATTCAGTCTTAAGAAGTACTCAATCACTTATGAAACATTGACTCAATCTTAAGAagcattatattatatatatgaacacTAACTCAAGAACTCAATCTTAGCACTGAAACATTGCCATAACTCTGACCTTtccataacataaatatatttctaagtaTTAGGGCCTTTTTACCCGGGGATATTTCTACCGTGACACCGTTACAGTTTCGAGTCCGCCTACCTAAGCCTGTAAATGCGAACACTCATGACATTTTATTCATAAACTACATCATACATAGACTATTTGGCGTTGTTTGTTTGTCACGATGAAGATCTTTGTGTATGGAACACTAAAAAGTGGTCAGCCTAACTCAAAGTTATTTGACAATACAAAGGAAGGCCGTTTTGAGTTTATCGGGGTTGGAGTGACTGTTGAGAAGTACCCACTGGTGATCGCCTCCCCATTCAATATACCGTTCATGTTACCCGTGGAAGGCAGCGGCAATGTGAGTAATAGTTACACATGTCATAATACCTACTTTCTATGACAATGCATTAATGCTATCTTGAAAGGTAAAATGTTACTGAAATATTTTCCACcttatatttattgttaaattATGTTTACTCGATTTCTTTACACCTAAGCTTATGTATTGATCAGTGTGTATTTATTGCCTGTGGCAGATATTATGTACGTAACTTTAGCTGTAAATTAGATGAAATCGATTACCTACATGAACGTAGAACACACTATATAATATGTGTATTCATGAAGAATACTAAAGCTataatgatatttcatattttcattagaaaatcgattttcatatcaaaatatcattagcTTAaggtgaatagtcgggcaaagaaaaccagtctgaatgcgttcattggccttccaaaagttctcacatattaatacgacggtcaagttctgcttagtttcccagttctgaccattaaagtaaaggaaagttgaaagcattgaaagcgaggctgcgtgtaaatgtaaccacg
This genomic window from Argopecten irradians isolate NY chromosome 4, Ai_NY, whole genome shotgun sequence contains:
- the LOC138322513 gene encoding putative gamma-glutamylcyclotransferase CG2811; its protein translation is MKVFVYGALQKGQPHSKLFNNTKEGHYEFLGMGVTTEKYPLVIASPFNIPFMLPVEGNGNRIKGEVYDVNDVMLAALDKLEGRPNFYRRQLISVATVNGSIVDCGCYFLINFRRDLLELPFHESYHYLRFPDLPFSVPSVRDGVNEEEAKQRFLATVINI